The following are encoded together in the Planococcus antarcticus DSM 14505 genome:
- a CDS encoding transporter substrate-binding domain-containing protein, which translates to MKKLFFAKKGSIVAGLVMLSLLSACGNEDDTASEETTTAWDDIQEEGSLTVATSGTLFPTSYREEGSDELTGFEVEVVRAIGERLELDIEFTELGFDEMLTSVQTGQVDLAANDIEITEDREENFIFSTPFKYSYGTAIVRSEDLSGIETLEDLEGKKAAGASTSVYMETAREYGAEEVVYDNATNETYLRDVAIGRTDVILNDYYLQTLAIAAFPELDITIHPDLKYSPSEVGVVMNKDNEELAENVNRVIEEMLEDGTIAEISAEFFNGADATEKVDIEE; encoded by the coding sequence TTGAAAAAATTATTTTTTGCAAAAAAAGGGTCTATCGTTGCTGGTCTGGTGATGTTATCGCTTTTAAGTGCTTGTGGTAATGAGGACGATACAGCTTCAGAAGAAACAACGACCGCATGGGACGATATTCAGGAAGAAGGCAGTTTGACTGTTGCGACATCAGGCACCTTGTTTCCAACATCCTACCGTGAAGAAGGATCAGACGAATTGACCGGTTTTGAAGTTGAAGTGGTTCGTGCAATTGGCGAACGTCTTGAATTGGACATCGAATTCACTGAGCTTGGTTTTGATGAAATGTTAACATCTGTTCAAACCGGACAAGTCGACCTTGCCGCCAATGACATCGAAATAACGGAAGATCGCGAAGAGAACTTCATCTTCTCTACACCATTCAAGTATTCTTACGGAACGGCAATCGTTCGTTCAGAGGATTTGTCTGGCATCGAAACACTGGAAGACCTAGAAGGCAAGAAAGCTGCCGGTGCGTCAACTTCCGTCTACATGGAAACGGCACGTGAATACGGCGCAGAAGAAGTGGTTTACGACAATGCCACCAATGAAACCTATTTGCGCGATGTCGCCATTGGACGAACCGACGTCATTTTAAATGACTACTATCTGCAGACTTTAGCAATTGCTGCGTTTCCAGAACTGGATATCACCATTCACCCGGATTTGAAGTACAGTCCCTCTGAAGTTGGTGTTGTCATGAACAAAGACAACGAAGAGCTTGCCGAAAACGTCAACCGCGTAATCGAAGAAATGCTAGAGGATGGAACGATCGCCGAAATCTCCGCTGAATTCTTCAACGGCGCCGATGCAACCGAAAAAGTTGATATTGAAGAATAA
- a CDS encoding putative hydro-lyase: MDTTALQSPNAIRELIRHGDWQKPTSGLANGFIQANLAVLPKEMAFEFLLFCQRNPKFCPLIDVTEAGSFAPALSAPTADLRTDLPKYRVFRNGILTEERNQINDLWTDDMVGFLIGCSFTFEEALSNNAIPIRHNEEHCNVPMYKTSIPAVKAGRFEGPTVVSMRPMPEKDVIRAIQVTSRFPSVHGAPVHIGNPEGIGIHNLSQPDFGDRVTIKEGEVPVFWACGVTPQAIAMHVKPEIMITHAPGHMFITDLKTEEISVI, translated from the coding sequence ATGGATACTACTGCCCTGCAATCTCCCAATGCAATCCGGGAGCTAATCCGGCACGGCGATTGGCAGAAGCCAACTTCAGGCTTGGCCAATGGCTTTATTCAGGCTAATCTTGCTGTACTGCCGAAAGAGATGGCGTTTGAATTTCTTCTTTTTTGTCAGCGCAATCCGAAATTCTGTCCGTTGATCGATGTCACAGAAGCTGGCTCGTTTGCACCGGCTCTATCGGCACCAACCGCAGACCTGCGCACCGACCTCCCTAAATATCGTGTGTTTCGGAATGGCATATTGACGGAAGAAAGGAATCAGATTAACGATTTATGGACAGATGACATGGTCGGTTTTTTGATTGGCTGCAGCTTTACGTTTGAAGAAGCACTGAGCAATAACGCCATTCCCATCCGCCATAATGAAGAGCATTGCAATGTCCCAATGTACAAGACTTCAATACCTGCAGTAAAAGCAGGGCGCTTTGAAGGTCCCACCGTAGTCAGCATGCGGCCAATGCCAGAAAAAGACGTTATCCGCGCCATACAGGTGACGAGCCGTTTTCCAAGCGTCCACGGAGCTCCGGTGCATATCGGCAACCCCGAGGGTATTGGCATCCACAATTTAAGCCAACCTGATTTTGGAGACCGGGTGACCATCAAAGAAGGCGAAGTTCCCGTTTTTTGGGCTTGCGGCGTCACGCCACAGGCAATTGCCATGCATGTCAAACCAGAAATCATGATCACCCATGCTCCTGGTCATATGTTCATCACAGATTTGAAAACCGAAGAAATCAGTGTAATTTAA
- a CDS encoding ABC transporter permease: MKRYLLQRIGFMLITLFIIVTATFFLMQLLPGTPFTNPEKLTDSQLVILNAKYGLDQPVAIQYIKYIGNLLQGDLGYSFQYEGRTVTSMISDRIGPSAFIGLQALVIGAIIGLVLGIVSALRHNSILDYGSVTLAVLGMSIPSFVFAALLQYYVGVKLEWLPVALWEGYSSTLLPSIALSVTVTATVARFIRSEMLEVIGQDYIITARAKGLKEQQVIVKHVIRNALIPVVTMLGPLAVSIMTGTLVIEKIFAVPGLGEQFTLSILVLDYSVIMGITIFYSALFIFVVFVVDIIYSFLDPRINYKGESA; the protein is encoded by the coding sequence ATGAAACGTTATTTATTGCAGCGGATTGGCTTTATGCTTATTACGCTTTTCATTATTGTGACAGCGACTTTTTTCTTGATGCAGTTATTACCCGGTACGCCGTTTACCAATCCGGAAAAATTGACGGATAGTCAATTGGTGATCTTGAATGCCAAATACGGATTGGATCAACCGGTCGCTATTCAATACATAAAGTATATTGGGAATTTGCTTCAAGGCGATTTGGGTTATTCGTTCCAGTATGAAGGACGAACCGTTACCAGCATGATTAGCGATCGAATCGGCCCATCGGCATTTATCGGGCTGCAGGCTTTGGTTATTGGGGCAATCATCGGACTGGTTCTAGGAATCGTTTCTGCGCTGAGACATAATTCTATTTTGGATTACGGCTCGGTGACATTGGCCGTTTTGGGAATGTCGATTCCGTCTTTCGTGTTTGCGGCGTTGCTGCAATACTACGTGGGCGTGAAGTTGGAATGGCTACCTGTCGCTTTGTGGGAAGGGTATTCTAGTACGCTGTTGCCATCCATTGCTTTATCGGTGACGGTGACGGCTACAGTTGCCCGATTTATCCGCAGTGAAATGCTTGAAGTAATCGGCCAGGATTATATCATTACTGCCAGAGCAAAAGGATTGAAGGAACAGCAGGTCATAGTCAAGCACGTTATCCGCAATGCGCTGATTCCGGTTGTCACGATGCTTGGACCACTTGCAGTGTCGATCATGACGGGAACTTTGGTCATCGAAAAAATATTTGCAGTACCAGGACTGGGCGAGCAGTTTACTTTGTCGATTCTTGTATTGGATTACAGCGTCATTATGGGAATCACTATTTTTTATAGCGCTTTGTTCATTTTTGTGGTCTTTGTTGTGGATATCATTTACAGCTTCCTAGATCCACGCATCAATTATAAGGGGGAATCAGCATGA
- a CDS encoding 5-oxoprolinase subunit C family protein: protein MLKMLKGGLQTTVQDLGRTGFQKYGVIASGAMDPFAHRLANLLVGNSEQAATLEITLVGPVIEFHEDALIALCGGDLSPKVDGDVVRTWRMLKVTKGSTLTFGKPRVGARCYLAIAGGIDVPKVMGSRSTYLRAGIGGFQGRSLEKGDELAVGQVTKQQQALQQKIENEFDWLLPPARYFEEPVIRMMPGRQFDLFDRDSKKRIFSKAFTVSSNSDRMGYRLEGSKLSLETPAELISEAVAFGSVQVPADGNPIVLLADRQTTGGYPKIGQIISVDLPLISQLKQGQRLRFKEISLADAQQRLIEQEQSIQKIGAAIQLKWEEWT from the coding sequence ATGCTAAAAATGCTTAAAGGCGGACTGCAGACCACTGTCCAGGACTTGGGTCGGACCGGCTTCCAGAAATACGGCGTCATTGCCAGCGGCGCCATGGATCCTTTCGCACACCGCCTAGCCAATTTATTGGTCGGCAATAGCGAACAGGCGGCAACTCTTGAAATCACACTAGTGGGCCCTGTTATTGAATTCCATGAAGATGCACTCATCGCTTTATGCGGCGGAGACCTGAGTCCCAAAGTGGACGGCGATGTCGTGCGAACGTGGCGAATGCTCAAAGTTACTAAAGGCAGCACCCTGACGTTTGGTAAGCCTCGCGTGGGTGCCCGCTGCTACTTGGCAATTGCCGGTGGTATTGATGTACCGAAAGTAATGGGCAGTAGGTCCACTTATTTGCGCGCAGGAATCGGCGGCTTTCAAGGACGTTCTTTGGAAAAAGGCGACGAGCTTGCTGTTGGCCAAGTCACCAAGCAACAACAAGCATTGCAGCAGAAAATCGAAAATGAGTTTGATTGGCTGCTTCCGCCTGCGCGTTATTTCGAAGAACCGGTGATCCGGATGATGCCGGGAAGGCAATTCGATTTATTCGATAGAGACAGCAAAAAACGGATATTCAGTAAAGCTTTTACCGTTTCCTCCAATTCAGACCGCATGGGATACCGATTGGAAGGCTCCAAACTATCCCTGGAAACCCCCGCGGAATTGATTTCAGAAGCAGTTGCTTTCGGTTCTGTTCAAGTTCCAGCGGATGGCAATCCGATTGTTCTGCTTGCAGATCGCCAAACAACAGGCGGCTATCCGAAAATCGGACAAATTATATCTGTCGACCTGCCGCTCATTAGCCAGTTAAAACAAGGGCAACGACTACGTTTCAAAGAAATCTCTCTTGCAGATGCACAACAGCGCTTGATCGAGCAGGAACAGTCAATTCAAAAAATAGGAGCTGCGATCCAATTAAAATGGGAGGAATGGACATGA
- a CDS encoding ABC transporter ATP-binding protein codes for MSKTILTVDNLHVAFKTQAGKLTAVRGVNFELEKGETLAIVGESGSGKSVTAKSIMQLLPAATTEVTKGDIVYNGESLLKMSKRQVTNLRGSEISMVFQDPMTSLNPTMKVGKQIMEGVQRHEQVTKAQARERALEMLKLVGIPQAEKRLDNYPHQFSGGMRQRVVIALALACNPKVLIADEPTTALDVTIQAQILDLMRDLQKKTDTAIILITHDLGVVANMADRVAVMYGGKIVEQGTLDEIFYNPQHPYTLGLLQSMPKLNEDRGQPLQPIAGSPPNLATLGEGCAFAARCPHAMTVCHTYTPRDTVSETGHSVACWLQDSRVPASPDKAEFVGAGNSPN; via the coding sequence ATGAGCAAAACCATTTTGACAGTCGATAATTTGCATGTAGCGTTTAAAACCCAAGCCGGTAAACTGACAGCTGTGCGCGGCGTGAACTTTGAATTGGAAAAAGGAGAAACATTGGCCATCGTTGGAGAATCGGGATCGGGCAAATCGGTCACCGCTAAATCCATTATGCAGTTGTTGCCAGCCGCCACTACCGAAGTGACGAAAGGCGACATTGTCTATAACGGCGAAAGTTTGTTAAAGATGTCCAAGCGGCAGGTCACTAATCTGCGCGGATCGGAAATTTCGATGGTCTTTCAGGATCCGATGACCTCACTAAATCCGACAATGAAAGTTGGCAAACAAATCATGGAAGGCGTTCAGCGCCATGAGCAGGTGACAAAAGCGCAAGCACGCGAGCGAGCGTTGGAAATGCTTAAATTGGTCGGGATTCCACAGGCGGAAAAACGGCTCGACAACTATCCTCACCAGTTTTCCGGGGGAATGAGGCAACGCGTAGTCATCGCACTGGCACTTGCCTGCAACCCGAAAGTGCTGATTGCAGATGAACCGACCACGGCTCTGGATGTCACTATCCAAGCGCAGATACTTGATTTGATGAGGGATTTGCAAAAGAAGACGGATACCGCCATTATTTTAATCACACATGACCTGGGCGTGGTCGCCAATATGGCCGATCGCGTAGCAGTGATGTATGGTGGCAAAATCGTCGAGCAGGGAACACTAGATGAGATCTTCTACAATCCTCAGCATCCATATACGTTGGGATTGCTGCAATCTATGCCCAAGCTGAATGAAGACCGGGGACAGCCATTGCAACCAATTGCCGGCTCACCACCCAATCTCGCAACTCTTGGAGAAGGCTGTGCGTTTGCTGCGAGATGTCCGCATGCGATGACGGTATGCCATACGTATACACCGCGTGATACGGTTTCGGAAACAGGGCATTCTGTGGCTTGCTGGCTTCAAGACTCTCGCGTGCCCGCATCGCCGGATAAGGCTGAATTTGTGGGAGCAGGCAATTCTCCAAATTAA
- the pxpB gene encoding 5-oxoprolinase subunit PxpB: MDTLFSPLGDQAIVIELGNKINEQTEQAVRKVSALLESRQPEWMIEFIPTFATVAVFYDPCLAAYEGVKMELESLLIHLGDDIPAESRTVEIPVCYGGEFGPDLEFVAQHNKLTPREVIDIHTSGNYSVHMIGFAPGFPFIGGMSGKIAAPRRDSPRIRIPERTVGIAGMQTGVYPIETPGGWQLIGRTPIRLFLPENDIPSLLRAGDKVIFKEISEDDYNVWEENPDAKNA, from the coding sequence ATGGATACTCTTTTTTCGCCACTTGGTGACCAGGCAATTGTCATCGAGCTTGGCAATAAAATCAACGAACAAACTGAGCAAGCAGTTAGAAAAGTATCAGCCTTACTGGAAAGCCGGCAGCCTGAATGGATGATTGAATTTATTCCTACTTTTGCAACGGTAGCCGTCTTTTATGATCCTTGTCTGGCAGCATACGAAGGAGTAAAAATGGAACTGGAGAGCCTTCTGATCCATCTAGGTGACGACATTCCTGCTGAATCCAGAACCGTTGAAATTCCGGTCTGCTACGGCGGAGAGTTCGGTCCCGATCTGGAATTTGTGGCGCAGCATAACAAGCTGACTCCACGCGAAGTCATCGATATCCATACTTCCGGCAATTATTCGGTCCACATGATTGGCTTTGCACCCGGCTTCCCTTTTATCGGTGGCATGTCTGGAAAAATTGCAGCGCCTCGGCGCGATTCACCCCGTATACGGATTCCAGAACGGACAGTCGGCATTGCCGGCATGCAAACCGGCGTTTATCCGATTGAAACTCCTGGTGGTTGGCAATTGATTGGCAGAACGCCGATTCGACTATTTCTTCCTGAAAACGATATTCCGAGTCTCCTGCGGGCAGGCGACAAGGTTATTTTCAAGGAAATTTCAGAAGATGACTATAACGTATGGGAGGAAAATCCAGATGCTAAAAATGCTTAA
- the opp3C gene encoding oligopeptide ABC transporter permease, giving the protein MTGNTPKLPPHQDLQVQNQYAYDEIPADLFVKAPLDQRKSEEISTPSVSFWKEAFQRLIKNKGAMISLVMLVLLIVLALIGPSMNEFSYREQNLVHSNMPPKVQGLEWLGFNGQDSQGVNQYAERDVQINYWFGTDEFGRDLWTRVWKGTQISLFIALVAAFLDLVIGVIYGGISSFYGGRIDNVMQRIIEVLMGIPNLIVIILFILVLEPGITSIILAMVITGWVGMARVVRGQVLQLKGQEFVLASRTLGASNPRLISKHLLPNVMGPIIVTVMFTIPTAIFFEAFLSFIGLGLQAPLASLGVLIEDGYKSMRYFPYKLIFPALVISIIMISFNLLGDGLRDALDPKMRK; this is encoded by the coding sequence ATGACTGGAAATACACCAAAACTTCCCCCACATCAAGATTTGCAGGTGCAAAACCAATATGCCTATGATGAAATTCCAGCAGACTTGTTTGTAAAAGCGCCGCTGGATCAACGAAAAAGTGAAGAAATCAGTACGCCGTCGGTTTCCTTTTGGAAAGAGGCATTTCAGCGGCTCATCAAAAACAAAGGAGCTATGATTTCATTGGTCATGCTCGTTCTGTTGATTGTTTTGGCGCTAATTGGACCGAGCATGAACGAATTTTCCTATCGTGAACAGAATTTGGTTCATTCCAATATGCCGCCGAAAGTTCAGGGCTTGGAATGGCTGGGCTTTAATGGCCAAGATTCACAAGGCGTGAATCAATATGCAGAGCGGGATGTCCAGATCAATTATTGGTTTGGAACTGATGAATTTGGCCGCGATCTTTGGACACGTGTTTGGAAAGGTACCCAGATTTCGCTGTTCATCGCCTTAGTGGCAGCCTTTTTGGATCTAGTAATCGGCGTCATTTATGGGGGAATCTCTTCTTTTTACGGAGGGCGCATTGATAATGTCATGCAGCGAATCATTGAAGTTCTCATGGGGATTCCGAACTTGATTGTTATCATCCTGTTCATCCTGGTGCTAGAGCCGGGCATTACGTCCATTATTTTGGCGATGGTCATCACCGGTTGGGTTGGAATGGCGCGTGTGGTACGAGGGCAAGTGCTGCAGTTGAAGGGCCAGGAATTTGTTCTGGCTTCACGGACACTTGGTGCTTCGAATCCAAGGCTGATTTCAAAGCATCTGTTGCCGAATGTTATGGGGCCAATTATCGTGACAGTCATGTTCACCATTCCGACTGCTATTTTCTTTGAAGCGTTTCTGAGCTTTATCGGTCTTGGTTTGCAGGCGCCTCTGGCATCGCTTGGCGTATTGATCGAAGACGGGTATAAATCGATGCGTTACTTCCCATATAAATTGATTTTCCCGGCTTTGGTCATCAGCATCATCATGATATCCTTCAATCTGCTAGGCGACGGACTGCGCGATGCACTAGATCCGAAAATGAGAAAATAG
- a CDS encoding NRAMP family divalent metal transporter, which translates to MKNAKKMKNTNHSVLLGAAFLMATSAIGPGFLTQTTVFTETLLASFGFVILISIIIDIGAQTNIWRIIAVSGKRAQDIANDVLPGLGYFLAFLVVMGGLAFNIGNIGGAGLGTNVLFGIDPKIGAILSGLLAIGIFIVKEAGRAMDRFAQILGFVMIGLTIYVMITAQPPVGEAIAKTFVPDTINIFAIVTLVGGTVGGYITFAGGHRLIDAGLTGREALPEVTKSSIYAIGIASLMRIILFLAVLGVVSQGIALDPANPPASVFQLAAGNVGYKIFGIVMWAAAVTSVVGAAYTSVSFIRSFSPVLEKYNRLLIISFIVISTSVFVIIGQPVLILILVGSVNGLILPIALGVMLIAAHKVKIVGDYKHPLWMTIFGVIIVVAMSWMGIYTLMNGIPALFE; encoded by the coding sequence ATGAAGAATGCGAAAAAGATGAAAAACACCAACCACAGCGTCCTGCTTGGAGCTGCCTTCCTGATGGCCACCTCAGCTATCGGACCTGGATTTTTAACACAAACAACGGTTTTCACGGAAACCTTATTGGCTTCCTTCGGCTTTGTGATTTTAATCTCCATTATCATTGATATCGGTGCCCAAACGAACATTTGGCGCATCATTGCAGTATCCGGCAAACGTGCCCAGGATATTGCCAATGATGTCCTGCCGGGCCTGGGTTATTTCCTCGCCTTTTTAGTAGTCATGGGCGGTCTTGCTTTTAATATCGGTAACATTGGCGGTGCAGGGCTCGGTACAAATGTACTGTTCGGAATCGATCCGAAAATCGGAGCTATTTTAAGCGGCTTGCTCGCCATCGGCATATTCATTGTTAAAGAAGCCGGACGAGCGATGGACCGTTTCGCGCAAATTCTCGGCTTTGTTATGATCGGATTGACAATATACGTCATGATTACTGCCCAGCCTCCTGTTGGTGAAGCGATTGCGAAAACATTCGTGCCGGATACCATTAATATCTTTGCTATTGTCACACTAGTTGGCGGGACGGTCGGCGGATATATAACCTTTGCTGGCGGACACCGCCTGATCGACGCAGGGCTAACAGGCAGAGAGGCCTTACCGGAAGTAACAAAAAGCTCGATTTACGCCATCGGAATTGCATCACTCATGCGCATTATTCTGTTTCTCGCGGTTCTGGGTGTCGTTTCCCAAGGAATTGCTCTGGACCCGGCCAATCCGCCCGCTTCCGTCTTCCAATTGGCTGCCGGCAACGTCGGCTATAAAATTTTTGGTATCGTAATGTGGGCAGCCGCTGTAACGTCTGTTGTCGGTGCAGCCTACACGTCCGTTTCGTTCATCCGCTCCTTCAGCCCGGTTCTTGAAAAATACAACCGCTTGCTGATTATCAGCTTTATCGTCATCTCAACATCCGTTTTTGTCATCATTGGCCAGCCTGTGCTGATATTGATACTTGTCGGATCAGTGAACGGCTTAATCCTACCGATTGCACTCGGCGTTATGCTGATCGCTGCGCATAAAGTGAAAATCGTCGGCGACTACAAGCACCCTTTGTGGATGACTATTTTTGGCGTCATCATCGTGGTTGCTATGTCATGGATGGGGATTTATACGTTGATGAACGGAATTCCGGCATTATTCGAATAA
- a CDS encoding LamB/YcsF family protein, whose translation MSYKVDLNCDMGESFGAYKMGNDEEILDYVTSANIACGFHAGDPATMRKTVKLALEKNVGIGAHPGLQDLVGFGRRNIALSPQEAYDLVVYQIGALSGFVKAEGGHLQHVKAHGALYNMAVKNVALSEAIAEAIYRIDPELVLFGLSGSEIIKAGEKIGLRTANEVFSDRTYQKDGSLTPRTQSNALITDSRIAIDQVIRMVKENKVATVENGDAQLQAETVCIHGDGVHALDFAIQISKSLQGADIGIIKVGEFV comes from the coding sequence ATGAGCTATAAAGTAGATTTGAACTGCGATATGGGAGAAAGCTTTGGCGCCTACAAGATGGGCAATGATGAGGAAATACTCGATTACGTAACATCAGCGAACATTGCCTGCGGCTTTCATGCAGGCGACCCGGCGACCATGCGCAAAACCGTCAAACTGGCGCTCGAGAAAAACGTCGGTATTGGGGCTCATCCGGGGCTACAGGACTTAGTAGGCTTTGGTCGCCGCAACATCGCCTTGTCTCCTCAAGAAGCCTATGATTTGGTCGTTTATCAGATCGGCGCTTTATCAGGCTTTGTTAAAGCTGAAGGCGGACACTTGCAACATGTTAAAGCACACGGTGCTCTCTACAATATGGCAGTCAAAAATGTAGCCTTATCAGAAGCCATTGCGGAAGCCATCTATAGAATCGACCCAGAGTTGGTCCTGTTTGGACTGTCAGGCAGTGAAATTATCAAAGCAGGAGAGAAAATAGGACTGCGGACAGCCAATGAAGTATTTTCTGACCGGACCTATCAAAAAGACGGCTCATTGACGCCACGGACCCAAAGCAATGCATTGATCACCGATTCCCGAATCGCCATCGACCAAGTTATTCGCATGGTCAAGGAAAACAAAGTAGCTACTGTTGAAAACGGAGATGCACAGCTGCAGGCAGAAACCGTCTGTATCCACGGAGATGGCGTCCATGCACTTGATTTTGCCATCCAGATTTCAAAATCGTTGCAAGGAGCCGATATCGGTATTATCAAAGTAGGCGAATTCGTCTAA